A genomic segment from Leptospira perdikensis encodes:
- a CDS encoding patatin-like phospholipase family protein produces the protein MLSMGRGIEFVDFMGVREQVLQTLVKIFPSYDVSLAIAGGGCKAFYALGVGKTLREWGVRFTELSGVSAGAAMALCILSQTEEESVEYFEEITKRNSRNFHFSNFLRGESTFPHEDMYRRTIRFGMRFDKVLESGAKIWIHSVKAHPKEDSLKNKFRLARLISETGRAFILDDRDRSEGIPANRTAEMIKKWNMEDVDFTEKDFVNSETIEQFIMNSSSIPPIVDFQSVGNEYYLDGGLTNNMVIETFSHNAKIIGIHYEPNTIVGKDSDLLARSYLITPSKPLPITSFDYTNPKGVRETFELGKADALAQKTAIIDYLRKD, from the coding sequence ATGCTTTCGATGGGAAGGGGAATAGAATTTGTCGATTTTATGGGCGTTAGAGAACAAGTTTTACAAACATTAGTTAAAATTTTTCCATCTTATGATGTTTCCCTTGCGATCGCAGGCGGTGGCTGTAAGGCCTTTTATGCTTTAGGAGTGGGGAAAACACTTCGGGAATGGGGTGTACGTTTTACTGAGCTTTCGGGAGTTTCCGCAGGTGCTGCTATGGCACTTTGTATTCTTTCCCAAACAGAGGAAGAATCTGTAGAGTACTTTGAAGAAATCACAAAACGGAATTCACGTAACTTCCATTTTTCGAATTTCCTGCGTGGTGAGTCCACTTTTCCTCATGAAGATATGTATCGTCGAACCATTCGATTTGGAATGAGATTTGACAAAGTATTGGAATCAGGTGCTAAAATTTGGATCCATTCAGTGAAAGCTCATCCAAAGGAAGATTCATTAAAGAATAAGTTTCGTTTGGCGAGACTCATATCTGAAACGGGACGTGCCTTTATTTTGGACGATCGGGACAGATCAGAAGGAATCCCTGCCAATCGAACTGCAGAGATGATCAAAAAATGGAATATGGAAGATGTTGATTTTACGGAAAAAGATTTTGTGAATTCAGAAACCATCGAACAATTCATCATGAATTCCTCATCCATTCCTCCCATCGTTGACTTTCAATCTGTTGGGAATGAATATTATTTGGATGGCGGGCTGACAAATAATATGGTCATTGAAACTTTTTCGCATAACGCAAAAATCATTGGAATTCATTATGAACCCAATACCATTGTAGGTAAAGATTCTGATCTTTTAGCAAGGTCTTATTTGATCACTCCTTCGAAACCTTTGCCAATCACTTCTTTTGACTATACAAACCCAAAAGGAGTCAGAGAAACCTTTGAATTGGGAAAAGCCGATGCTTTGGCTCAAAAAACAGCAATTATAGATTATTTGAGAAAGGATTGA
- a CDS encoding LIC_11321 family protein: MRSVLLIFLFFLVFVSERMADSRQELPPTLGDLKGQDKSVRQPPDRKDKKGCCKIKYPAGGYDFFLATEDDCRASLYFDRFLGENNTLCFRWEGE; the protein is encoded by the coding sequence ATGCGATCCGTTTTGTTAATCTTCTTGTTCTTCTTGGTGTTTGTCTCCGAAAGGATGGCCGATTCTAGACAAGAGTTACCTCCGACTCTTGGAGATCTAAAGGGTCAAGACAAGTCAGTACGCCAACCCCCTGACCGTAAGGACAAAAAAGGCTGCTGTAAAATTAAATATCCGGCAGGAGGATATGATTTCTTTCTTGCGACAGAAGATGATTGTCGGGCTAGTTTGTACTTTGACAGATTTTTAGGAGAAAACAACACTCTATGCTTTCGATGGGAAGGGGAATAG
- a CDS encoding YjgN family protein, protein MNNTRLQYHATGGQLFVLLLKNMFLTVVTLGIYSFWARTNVQKFMAENLEWAGERFSFHGTGKERFIGFLKALGIFIVLYIGIYIIQYLLTFIPIPYFSMIVGFLLTLGVFLALVPIIVVGGRKYLTSRTGYRNLRFGFDGKILEVAKLYGKGILLTIITLGIYYPWFFAEKEAYLQSKTRYGNTNFGFSAEGKEIFFLYLKGFFLSILTLGFYYSWFLADVQNYIWNRTSFQGKKFRSDITGGKIFVNFLIAYLIILFTLGIGFAWAVVRLTKLFIESISLEAEVDFSTISAQTDTTANATAEGLEALAETLEAFLT, encoded by the coding sequence ATGAACAATACGAGACTACAATACCACGCAACGGGAGGCCAACTCTTCGTCCTTTTACTGAAGAACATGTTCCTTACCGTAGTAACTTTAGGGATATATAGCTTTTGGGCCAGAACCAATGTCCAAAAATTTATGGCGGAGAATTTAGAATGGGCTGGCGAACGTTTTTCCTTCCATGGAACAGGAAAAGAAAGATTCATTGGTTTTCTCAAAGCTTTAGGAATATTCATAGTTCTTTATATTGGAATTTATATCATCCAATACCTCTTAACGTTCATTCCAATCCCTTACTTTTCAATGATTGTCGGATTTCTTCTAACATTAGGAGTCTTTTTAGCATTGGTTCCGATCATCGTAGTAGGTGGACGGAAATACCTAACTTCTCGAACTGGATACCGTAACCTACGTTTTGGTTTCGACGGAAAGATTTTAGAAGTAGCAAAACTTTACGGAAAAGGCATTCTATTAACTATCATTACACTAGGAATCTACTACCCATGGTTTTTTGCTGAAAAAGAAGCATACTTACAAAGCAAAACAAGATACGGAAATACAAACTTCGGGTTTTCGGCAGAAGGTAAGGAGATTTTTTTCCTCTACTTAAAAGGATTTTTTCTGAGTATTCTTACCTTGGGATTCTACTATTCCTGGTTTTTGGCAGATGTACAAAACTACATTTGGAACCGAACTAGTTTCCAAGGAAAAAAGTTTAGATCCGACATTACCGGTGGTAAAATTTTTGTTAATTTTCTCATCGCTTATTTAATTATCCTATTTACTTTAGGAATTGGATTTGCTTGGGCTGTTGTCCGATTGACCAAACTTTTTATCGAGTCGATCAGTTTGGAGGCAGAGGTTGATTTCTCTACCATCTCAGCACAAACAGATACAACTGCAAATGCTACCGCAGAAGGTTTGGAAGCACTTGCGGAAACTTTAGAAGCCTTCCTCACATAA
- a CDS encoding M48 family metallopeptidase, with protein sequence MFQNQTFTSRYFDGVSAVPEEGTVLIHGQTIDFSSRDTAHKLGISQFTEFTLTHKGCKLVLLPDEVRESPVLEIFCSKEEAKKLESLWIQTKKTKSKTHAFFYSIREMNPLVLGILSILIVATIGFFYFKGLELVTHFIPISMDKSLGESVQLKMDAQFEACNTKATDRFFSEALKRIVPKGSPHQFQVSVIGSTIPNAFALSNGKIYFFSGLLNDAKSQEEVLGVLAHEVAHVEKRHHMRNLVKAGGTSLAISLVVGPGLGNMEFLETFTEIGSTILVLKFSRDFETEADITSIEYLKSQNISTSGLLTFFQRMQELEKEMTKSEKNPKDANAKDDQVVTKSITDFLSTHPATDERMKTLESLIQSGKKGSIKKIVSDKTWKEVQSVCLDFKNSDSK encoded by the coding sequence TTGTTTCAAAACCAAACATTTACATCCCGATATTTTGACGGAGTATCAGCGGTCCCTGAAGAAGGGACCGTTCTGATCCACGGCCAAACCATTGATTTTTCATCTAGAGATACCGCCCACAAACTAGGAATTTCGCAATTTACCGAATTCACTTTGACGCATAAAGGTTGTAAGTTGGTCTTATTACCTGACGAGGTGAGAGAAAGCCCTGTTTTAGAAATCTTCTGCTCTAAAGAAGAAGCAAAAAAATTAGAATCCCTTTGGATCCAAACCAAAAAAACCAAAAGTAAAACACATGCTTTTTTCTACTCAATCAGGGAAATGAATCCACTTGTACTTGGGATTCTATCCATTCTCATTGTTGCCACCATTGGCTTTTTTTATTTTAAAGGGTTAGAACTAGTAACCCACTTCATTCCGATTTCCATGGACAAATCGTTAGGTGAATCTGTTCAACTCAAAATGGATGCACAGTTTGAGGCCTGTAATACAAAAGCAACGGATAGGTTCTTTTCTGAAGCCCTAAAAAGGATTGTCCCCAAAGGAAGTCCACACCAGTTCCAAGTTTCCGTCATTGGCTCAACCATTCCCAATGCATTTGCCCTTTCCAATGGAAAGATTTATTTTTTTTCCGGACTCTTAAACGATGCTAAATCACAAGAAGAAGTCCTCGGCGTTTTAGCCCACGAAGTTGCCCATGTGGAAAAAAGGCACCATATGAGAAACCTAGTCAAAGCGGGTGGCACTTCGCTTGCAATTAGTTTGGTGGTTGGTCCAGGCCTTGGGAATATGGAATTTTTAGAAACATTTACGGAAATTGGCTCAACAATTCTTGTTCTTAAATTTTCTAGAGATTTTGAAACGGAAGCTGACATTACTTCCATTGAGTATTTAAAAAGCCAAAACATTTCAACATCTGGCCTCCTTACCTTCTTCCAAAGAATGCAAGAATTAGAAAAAGAAATGACCAAATCGGAAAAGAACCCTAAAGATGCTAATGCTAAAGACGATCAAGTGGTAACAAAATCAATTACTGATTTTTTAAGCACTCATCCGGCGACAGACGAAAGAATGAAAACTTTGGAATCTCTGATTCAGTCCGGCAAAAAAGGTTCGATCAAAAAAATTGTTTCTGACAAAACTTGGAAAGAAGTTCAATCTGTATGTTTAGATTTTAAAAATTCTGATTCTAAGTGA
- a CDS encoding GDP-mannose 4,6-dehydratase — protein sequence MKKKQTLVTGASGFVGSYLLPALESQGESQIHCFQGDIRDRKTVLKNLEEVKPDTVVHLAAQAFVPIAIENPWETEEINVGGTLNLLESLHRLRRPCKILYISSADVYGKQDLALLPLKESFLPNPVNPYAGSKLAAESYCRQYAQYSSFLSVVIARPFNHIGIGQRKEFVIPNFCSQIIEAKHSGKSSISVGDLEPTRDFSHVEDIISGYLTLIEKGESGEIYNICSGEERSIRYMVEELVKFSGKNIQFVVDAERVRASETSKVYGDNSKLKSLGWRNKHSLSETLEQIYNHLESEFLKSKHTD from the coding sequence ATGAAAAAAAAACAAACTTTAGTCACCGGAGCCAGCGGATTTGTAGGAAGTTATCTACTTCCGGCTCTTGAATCCCAAGGCGAATCCCAAATCCATTGTTTTCAAGGTGACATTCGCGATCGAAAGACTGTCCTTAAGAATCTTGAAGAGGTCAAACCAGATACCGTTGTCCATTTAGCAGCCCAAGCCTTTGTTCCGATTGCCATTGAAAATCCTTGGGAAACGGAAGAAATCAATGTTGGTGGTACATTGAATTTATTGGAATCATTACACCGCCTGCGAAGGCCGTGCAAAATATTGTACATATCTTCAGCAGATGTTTACGGGAAACAAGACCTCGCCCTTTTGCCTTTAAAAGAATCCTTTTTACCAAACCCAGTCAATCCCTATGCCGGAAGTAAATTGGCTGCCGAATCTTATTGCCGACAGTATGCGCAGTACAGTTCTTTTTTGTCTGTTGTGATTGCTCGCCCCTTCAATCATATTGGGATTGGACAACGTAAAGAGTTTGTAATCCCCAATTTCTGTTCCCAAATCATCGAAGCCAAACATTCAGGAAAGTCTTCTATTTCTGTTGGGGACCTAGAACCGACGAGGGACTTTTCTCATGTGGAAGATATCATAAGTGGATATCTAACCTTAATCGAGAAGGGGGAATCCGGTGAAATTTATAATATTTGTTCTGGGGAAGAACGAAGTATCCGTTATATGGTGGAAGAATTAGTCAAATTTTCTGGAAAAAATATTCAATTTGTTGTGGATGCCGAACGCGTAAGAGCGTCCGAAACATCCAAAGTTTATGGCGATAATTCTAAACTCAAAAGCCTTGGTTGGAGAAACAAACATAGCTTAAGCGAAACTCTCGAACAAATTTACAATCACTTAGAATCAGAATTTTTAAAATCTAAACATACAGATTGA
- a CDS encoding LIC_10202 family protein — translation MEDKKKFNPSPFVEVRDPQLNVSELIQGIESKIPLDPSQTPNWLELTQISYKPESPQGFRKFDPAGTAHLFEKGISSPKFSNPKFWFIKGPIKYLISRLISVYGLVDKKLSENRIRAFFSVLHELVRLGKRLEQIETRFDGFYRDHLLHGSSDGLPNFGWAVNSYFTDAGSNPAWKVALEDISHINEITVLFPEWGEILKQLSIHKIPFQCITSHENEFSFIQSKITATVQLEKKLFPLKQILKKNTNVLVYLPLNRFPSFWIEKIFAEISNSLSEGNHLYFSISIKPNDTNRPFRDLQVSEIDLDLLPNYLSSLGFKQVRDLSATEETKVYRYTKLDK, via the coding sequence GTGGAAGACAAAAAGAAATTCAATCCCTCCCCCTTTGTCGAAGTCCGAGACCCACAGTTAAATGTATCGGAATTGATCCAGGGAATCGAATCCAAGATTCCTCTAGATCCAAGCCAAACTCCCAATTGGTTAGAACTCACTCAGATTAGTTACAAACCTGAATCGCCTCAAGGATTCCGAAAATTTGATCCAGCCGGCACAGCCCATCTCTTTGAAAAAGGGATATCCAGTCCCAAATTCTCGAACCCAAAATTTTGGTTTATCAAAGGACCAATCAAATATCTAATCAGTCGCCTAATCTCCGTTTATGGACTTGTTGACAAAAAACTTTCTGAGAACCGAATTCGCGCATTTTTTTCCGTTCTACATGAGTTGGTTCGTTTGGGAAAAAGATTAGAACAAATCGAAACTAGATTTGATGGATTCTATAGGGATCATTTGTTACATGGTTCCTCAGATGGATTGCCTAACTTTGGTTGGGCGGTAAATTCCTATTTTACCGATGCAGGTTCCAATCCCGCATGGAAAGTTGCCTTAGAAGATATCTCTCACATCAACGAAATTACTGTCCTGTTTCCGGAATGGGGTGAGATTTTAAAACAACTATCGATTCACAAAATTCCTTTCCAATGTATCACTTCACATGAAAATGAATTTTCGTTCATACAAAGTAAAATTACCGCCACGGTTCAATTGGAAAAAAAACTTTTTCCGTTAAAACAAATCTTAAAAAAAAATACGAATGTTTTGGTGTATTTACCTTTGAATCGATTTCCATCTTTTTGGATTGAAAAGATATTTGCTGAAATTTCAAATTCTCTTTCCGAAGGAAACCATTTGTATTTCTCCATCTCCATTAAACCAAATGACACCAATCGCCCGTTCCGCGATCTGCAGGTTTCTGAAATAGATTTGGATCTATTACCAAACTATTTGTCTTCCCTTGGTTTCAAACAAGTTCGAGATCTTTCTGCAACGGAAGAGACGAAAGTATATAGATACACAAAACTTGATAAATGA
- a CDS encoding glycosyltransferase family 4 protein, giving the protein MNVFQHLDELKDSDGVGNDAMGLAEVFTSLGYKSHFITRLERKGKPLKSKFHLVDSFLYPTTPEDIHILHYGGAGYPYHLFQNLPGRKILRFHNITPAHFYKDTTTPDIFTAMEKFESLSYLEIASLSIICDSVWCDSEFNFETILGYQFRNPYVVPICKSYETNSQLEPESRNHSLVFVGRYSPQKKWEDFIELFSYWVKEFPEAHCLCIGSVIGAFDGYFNKLTDVVRNLKLDDKIHFLTGKTDAEVISILKESGAFVSMSEHEGFCLPILEAFGSGIPVFAYSAGAIPGTMRGGGFLFHIKDFPSIAKEMKENLFQKEKRTSLISNQYRVLESYNQFPFPEVISGILNSGIQ; this is encoded by the coding sequence ATGAATGTTTTTCAACATTTAGATGAACTCAAAGATTCTGACGGTGTTGGAAACGATGCCATGGGACTTGCAGAAGTATTTACTTCTCTAGGTTACAAATCACATTTTATTACAAGATTGGAAAGAAAAGGAAAACCATTAAAAAGTAAATTCCATCTAGTAGATTCTTTCCTATACCCAACAACACCTGAAGACATTCACATTCTTCATTATGGTGGAGCAGGTTATCCCTATCATTTATTTCAAAACTTACCTGGCAGAAAAATCTTAAGATTTCACAATATAACCCCTGCTCATTTTTATAAAGATACCACTACACCTGATATTTTTACTGCGATGGAAAAATTTGAATCATTGTCTTATTTGGAAATTGCAAGTTTATCTATTATTTGTGATTCAGTTTGGTGTGACTCGGAATTTAACTTCGAAACTATTTTGGGATACCAATTTAGAAATCCTTATGTCGTTCCTATTTGTAAATCATATGAAACAAACTCACAATTAGAACCAGAATCTCGAAATCATTCTTTAGTATTTGTAGGGCGGTATTCTCCCCAAAAGAAATGGGAAGATTTTATTGAATTATTTTCCTATTGGGTTAAGGAATTTCCAGAGGCACATTGTTTATGTATTGGTTCCGTGATTGGAGCCTTTGATGGTTATTTTAATAAACTAACAGACGTTGTGCGAAATCTCAAATTGGATGATAAAATTCATTTTTTAACAGGTAAAACAGATGCAGAAGTAATTTCGATTTTAAAAGAATCAGGTGCATTTGTTTCGATGAGTGAACACGAAGGTTTCTGCTTACCGATTCTTGAAGCTTTTGGTTCCGGAATTCCTGTTTTTGCTTATTCAGCAGGAGCCATTCCTGGAACTATGCGAGGTGGTGGTTTTTTATTCCATATAAAAGATTTTCCTTCGATTGCAAAAGAAATGAAAGAGAATTTATTTCAAAAAGAAAAACGAACTTCCCTGATTTCCAACCAATATAGAGTATTGGAATCCTATAACCAATTTCCATTTCCAGAAGTCATTTCTGGAATTCTTAACTCTGGTATCCAATGA
- a CDS encoding glycosyltransferase, producing MNIHQFSAGFQLGDAISQEMLEIKRLLSKEGYNGKIFAENVFSYDRKYAEKITKAKIKPNDVLVYHHSIHSEVLDFILKYPNRKILIYHNVTPEDFFSGYDLKFSYLLRKGREDLEIIRDTFHHSFAVSRFNLNELQEIGFKQARLLPLHLNFQKWKDVPRDFKSKSFTNPSFLFVGRIAPNKRQDDLIRFARTWKSKMGSQFSLRMLGFCNPNQQSYLDELNFMIHHLDLTEEVKIISYVDELMLKKIYSESNMFLSMSEHEGFCVPLMEAIYFHLPVVAFAAGAVPETLDHSGILFESKDFDSIVSLVDSVFKKQDFRNSIIGAQNIRLDDYLQSTSILPLLEVVRD from the coding sequence ATGAACATACATCAATTTTCCGCAGGATTCCAATTAGGTGATGCCATTTCCCAGGAAATGTTGGAGATCAAACGTTTACTTTCCAAGGAAGGTTATAACGGAAAAATTTTTGCAGAAAACGTCTTTTCCTATGACAGAAAATATGCAGAAAAGATCACCAAAGCAAAAATCAAACCAAACGATGTATTAGTTTACCACCATTCAATTCACAGTGAGGTTTTGGATTTTATTCTAAAATATCCAAATCGGAAAATTTTGATTTATCACAACGTCACACCAGAGGATTTTTTCTCTGGTTACGATCTCAAATTTTCTTATTTATTACGCAAAGGAAGGGAAGATTTAGAAATCATTCGAGATACATTCCATCATTCATTTGCCGTTTCCCGTTTTAACTTAAACGAACTACAAGAAATTGGATTCAAACAAGCTCGTCTACTTCCCCTCCATCTCAACTTTCAAAAATGGAAAGACGTCCCGAGAGATTTCAAATCCAAATCCTTTACAAATCCATCTTTTTTATTTGTTGGCCGTATAGCACCAAACAAACGACAAGATGATTTGATTCGTTTTGCCAGAACATGGAAATCAAAAATGGGAAGCCAGTTTTCTCTACGAATGTTAGGTTTTTGTAACCCAAACCAACAATCCTACTTAGATGAACTTAATTTTATGATCCACCACTTGGATCTCACCGAAGAAGTAAAAATCATATCTTATGTAGATGAATTGATGTTAAAAAAAATCTACTCAGAGAGTAATATGTTTTTATCGATGAGTGAACATGAAGGTTTTTGTGTGCCTCTGATGGAGGCAATTTATTTTCATCTACCTGTTGTTGCCTTTGCAGCAGGTGCGGTTCCTGAAACTTTGGATCACTCTGGAATTCTTTTCGAATCCAAAGATTTTGACTCGATAGTTTCTCTTGTTGATTCTGTTTTCAAAAAACAGGACTTTCGAAACTCAATTATCGGAGCTCAAAACATTAGGTTAGATGATTATTTACAATCTACAAGTATTCTTCCACTTCTTGAAGTTGTGAGAGATTAG
- a CDS encoding glycosyltransferase, producing the protein MAKILIITARFLEHASGGAEKLAYDYASILSESNDVTVCTSSAKDYVSWKNEFPKGETKENSIRILRFPVTQTRKISKMNQILNRCLEKGDSVSDKDQLEFLKEQGPYCPDLINYVNKEQNSYDLAILIGYLYYPVVASIPKLKIPFVIVPTFHDEPPFRLPMYRKTYSNQYVYSFNAPEEMSVYETYTKQKTSSYFLIGTYINDSFVNADFSNQNSNQLITIGRIEPAKGYPELFEYFQNWKLFSNRNDITIKSLGSISSMEVPTNPLISFTGYVSEEKKISEIQKSLLLLNPSAFESFSISIMEAWIQKKAVLVNAKSSVMRGHCLRSQGGLYYSDSLSFQRTLDFLLENREITARLGQNGREYVLANFTKDVIRRKLNRMVSMLLD; encoded by the coding sequence ATGGCAAAAATTCTCATCATCACTGCACGCTTTTTAGAACATGCATCAGGTGGTGCAGAAAAACTAGCTTATGACTACGCCTCTATCTTATCCGAATCCAATGATGTGACGGTATGTACTTCTTCTGCCAAAGATTATGTAAGTTGGAAAAATGAATTTCCCAAAGGGGAAACCAAAGAAAATTCCATTCGGATCCTCCGATTTCCAGTGACTCAAACACGAAAAATATCCAAAATGAATCAGATCCTAAACCGATGTTTGGAAAAAGGTGATTCTGTTTCAGACAAAGACCAGCTGGAATTTTTGAAAGAACAAGGTCCTTATTGCCCGGACTTAATCAACTATGTAAACAAAGAACAAAATTCTTATGATTTAGCGATCCTCATTGGATATCTGTATTATCCCGTTGTTGCAAGTATTCCTAAACTAAAAATTCCCTTCGTAATCGTACCCACGTTTCATGATGAACCTCCATTTCGCCTTCCCATGTATAGAAAAACTTATTCTAATCAGTATGTCTATAGTTTCAATGCACCAGAAGAGATGTCTGTTTATGAAACTTATACAAAACAAAAAACCAGTTCTTATTTTTTGATTGGAACCTATATCAATGATAGTTTCGTAAATGCAGATTTCTCAAATCAAAATTCCAACCAATTGATCACTATCGGTCGAATTGAACCGGCAAAGGGATATCCTGAACTTTTTGAATATTTTCAAAATTGGAAATTGTTTTCTAACAGAAATGACATTACCATCAAATCTTTGGGGTCAATATCATCCATGGAAGTGCCAACAAATCCTTTGATTTCTTTTACTGGTTATGTGAGCGAAGAGAAAAAAATTTCAGAAATCCAAAAGTCTCTTTTATTACTCAATCCTTCTGCTTTTGAAAGTTTTTCTATTTCCATTATGGAAGCATGGATTCAAAAAAAGGCAGTGCTCGTAAATGCAAAATCCTCTGTAATGCGAGGACATTGTTTACGAAGCCAAGGTGGACTTTATTATTCTGATTCCCTTTCATTTCAAAGGACTTTGGATTTTTTATTGGAGAATCGAGAAATTACTGCGAGATTGGGTCAAAATGGTCGTGAATATGTTTTGGCAAACTTTACCAAAGACGTGATTCGAAGAAAACTAAACCGAATGGTTAGTATGCTACTCGATTGA
- a CDS encoding inositol monophosphatase family protein, with amino-acid sequence MQSELLNRSYHFLNFLPNVADFLVQKHKESELKVDEKGLYNLVTEADLKAESMILDEIQKNFPTDGILSEERGKIEGKSGYTWVVDPLDGTTNYTHGLPLYGISVGVVETETMTPLLGMVFFPELNTYYHAIKGQGAFRDKTPIQVSKTASLKDSLFVTGFPYDRNLSLDTLMQYYKSILQKSRGIRRTGAATLDLCWLAEGKFEGYYELGLKPWDMAAAGLIVLEAKGKITSMDGNDFSILIPSLLATNGLVHEYLLAEFEGQINRVAY; translated from the coding sequence ATGCAATCTGAGTTACTGAATAGGTCTTATCATTTTTTAAATTTCCTTCCGAATGTTGCCGACTTCCTCGTCCAAAAACATAAAGAATCAGAGCTGAAGGTAGATGAAAAAGGTTTATATAATTTAGTTACCGAAGCTGACTTAAAAGCGGAATCCATGATTTTGGATGAGATCCAAAAAAACTTTCCAACGGATGGGATTCTTTCGGAAGAACGTGGAAAGATCGAAGGCAAATCAGGTTACACTTGGGTAGTGGATCCTTTAGATGGAACTACCAACTATACTCATGGATTACCATTGTACGGAATATCTGTTGGTGTTGTGGAAACAGAAACTATGACTCCTCTTCTTGGAATGGTTTTTTTTCCAGAGTTGAATACTTATTATCATGCAATCAAAGGTCAGGGTGCTTTTCGGGACAAAACTCCCATCCAAGTTTCTAAAACTGCTTCTTTAAAGGATTCACTTTTTGTCACAGGTTTTCCTTATGATCGGAATTTATCTTTAGATACACTTATGCAGTATTATAAATCCATTTTGCAAAAATCGCGTGGCATTCGTCGAACAGGGGCTGCAACACTCGATTTATGTTGGTTAGCCGAAGGAAAGTTTGAAGGATATTATGAACTTGGATTAAAACCTTGGGATATGGCAGCGGCTGGTTTGATTGTTCTCGAAGCTAAAGGGAAAATTACTTCAATGGATGGTAACGATTTTTCTATTTTAATTCCGAGTTTACTAGCAACCAATGGTCTTGTTCATGAATATTTATTAGCTGAATTTGAAGGGCAGATCAATCGAGTAGCATACTAA
- a CDS encoding DUF4870 domain-containing protein → MTEVQLEQNQDEKKWARRAHISTILTYPMALLPFPFFISSLGAMIYPFVMWLSRNKSSYSAKQSLEAIYLQALLSLGFFGFGTKFGEDRVLLVFSYVFMAFLHVILLGIAIYRTTIGKAHSYPFSFFPLLFSSNTTKENWNELKKKFEDKVEFTEYKSQMERLDGFRLLTEKESKLLTDPTLQGLSTEYLHSLSDLRVRLAEDPLSYRKAKQFLNYFPETVSKILSQYNKLSVDVGSTETDKRKTELNSLLSEVIKTTEQVRNKLKADETLNLDVEITAMKKNIEFGGY, encoded by the coding sequence ATGACTGAAGTGCAATTGGAACAAAATCAAGACGAAAAAAAATGGGCCAGACGTGCCCATATTTCAACTATCCTTACTTATCCTATGGCTTTGTTGCCGTTTCCTTTTTTTATCTCTTCTCTTGGAGCGATGATTTATCCGTTTGTGATGTGGCTTTCCAGGAATAAATCTTCTTATTCCGCAAAACAATCTTTAGAGGCAATTTATTTACAAGCTTTGTTATCACTTGGATTTTTTGGATTTGGAACTAAGTTTGGTGAAGATCGAGTTTTACTGGTATTTTCTTATGTGTTTATGGCATTTCTACATGTTATTCTTTTGGGAATTGCCATTTATAGAACTACCATCGGAAAAGCTCATAGCTACCCATTTAGTTTTTTCCCTCTTTTGTTTTCTTCTAATACAACAAAGGAGAATTGGAATGAACTAAAGAAAAAATTTGAAGATAAAGTGGAATTCACTGAATATAAATCACAAATGGAGCGATTGGATGGATTTCGACTTTTAACAGAAAAAGAATCCAAATTATTAACGGATCCAACTCTCCAAGGATTGAGTACTGAATATTTACATTCATTATCTGATTTGCGTGTCCGACTCGCAGAAGACCCGTTATCTTATAGAAAAGCAAAACAATTTTTGAATTATTTCCCTGAAACTGTATCTAAGATACTAAGTCAGTACAATAAACTTAGTGTTGATGTTGGTTCTACTGAGACAGATAAACGAAAAACGGAACTAAACTCTTTACTCAGCGAAGTGATTAAAACAACCGAACAAGTAAGAAATAAACTGAAAGCAGATGAAACCCTGAATTTAGATGTTGAGATCACCGCCATGAAGAAAAACATCGAATTTGGTGGGTATTGA